The Burkholderiales bacterium DNA window TCACCCTGCCGCCCTTTATGTGTATTCTCATCTGGATCAAGCGCTCACCGCAGAACACGCCGGAGACGCGGTGTAACTTTCTCGTGCGTCAACTGCCGCCGGCCAGGATCGACATGACCGCCATGCGCACCGCGATGCCGAACGTGACCTGGGGAAGGATCACCGACTGGCCGCCGTCCGCCACGCTGGAATCGATCTCCACGCCGCGGTTCATCGGCCCGGGGTGCATCACGATCGCGTCCGCGGCCGCCAGCGA harbors:
- the pyrB gene encoding aspartate carbamoyltransferase catalytic subunit (catalyzes the transfer of the carbamoyl moiety from carbamoyl phosphate to L- aspartate in pyrimidine biosynthesis), producing the protein SLAAADAIVMHPGPMNRGVEIDSSVADGGQSVILPQVTFGIAVRMAVMSILAGGS